TAATAGCGCAGCCAAACTTGATGTAGGCAAGTCGAATTCAACGTAATCTTTTAACCACTCAACAGGCACCAGCATCGTTTTTTACTCCGCAAATTGGGAAAGGAATTGAAGGTTATTCTCTAAAAATAGTCGTAAATCATCGATACCATATTGCAGCATCGGGATACGTTCCACGCCAAGCCCGAACGCGAAGCCGCTGTAGCGTTCGGTATCGATTCCATAATGTTCTAGGATATTAGGATGCATCAAACCAGCGCCACCGAGTTCAATCCAACCGCTTTTTTTACATACCTGACAGCCGCTTCCCCCACAGAAGATGCAGGTAATCGAATAATCGACCCCCGGCTCAACAAAGGGGAAGAAGTCAGGTCTAAATCTAACTTGAACCTTTGGTCCGAACATCAAGCGCGCAAACTGGCCGAGTGTACCCTTTAGGTTCGCCATGCTAACCCCTTCATCAACCATAAAGGCATCAACCTGATGGAAAGCGAATGAATGGGTGGCATCAACAGCTTCATAACGGAAGCATCGTCCGATGGTGGCAATACGCAGTGGTGGTTTGCGATGTTCGAGGATACGTCCCTGGACAGCAGTCGTTTGGGTTCTTAAAAGGTGGTCTGAATCCACATAGAACGAGTTCTGTTCATCCATCGCAGGGTGGTCTTCCGGATAATTGAGAGCATCGAAGTTATATTTATATTCTTCCACTTCCGGCCCATCGACGAATTCAAAACCAAGACCAATCAATGCAGCTCGAACTCTATCTTCAGTTTGTGTGAGAATATGTTTGTAGCCAAATCTTGATAAGCGACCGGGAAGGGTATTGTCAACTTGTTCAGCGGTGAGCCGTAGCTTACTTTCTTTGGTAGCGAGATCCTCTCTGCGTGCTTCAATCAAAGCTTCGAGTTCTTGCTTTGCTTCGTTTAAGCGCTTCCCAAATAGAGGACGTTCTTCAGCAGGAAGTTGGGGGATCGTCTTCATCAAGTCGCCAAACAAGCCTTTGGCCCTGCCAAGGTATTTGATAGAAACCTCATCGAGAGCTGCCACTGATTGTGCAGGTTCGATATCTGCAATCGCTTCTTGTTTTAGCTGCTCAATTGTCTTCATTTAAATCACCTGTATGAGCTGCCAATAGCTCCAGAGGAACTTCAAAATAACAATACAAGAAACGCCCGCTCGGATATTAACCGGCGGGCGTAACATTTAGAATAATTTAGATATTAGACAGCGCCGGTTGTTGTAGGTGAAACCCTCTCTACTAGCGCCTTGAAAGCGTCCGAGTCATTTATAGCCAAATCGGCTAACACTTTTCTATCAATGATAATGCCACTGATAGTCATTCCGTGCATAAACTCGTTATAACGCACGCCAAGAATTCGGCATGCTGCAGAAATACGCGTGATCCAAAGACGTCGGAAGTCACGCTTCTTGTTGCGTCGATCGATGTATGCGTACATCAGGCTCTTCATCACCTGCTCGTTTGCTGACTTATACAGCTTACGCTTACCGCCCCAATATCCTTCGGCGCGATCGATAATTTTCTTATGATGCTTATGCTTACTAATCCCGCGTTTAACGCGTGCCATACGTAACTCCCTCCTGACAAAACTTCATGCTCTC
The genomic region above belongs to bacterium and contains:
- the rplT gene encoding 50S ribosomal protein L20; this translates as MARVKRGISKHKHHKKIIDRAEGYWGGKRKLYKSANEQVMKSLMYAYIDRRNKKRDFRRLWITRISAACRILGVRYNEFMHGMTISGIIIDRKVLADLAINDSDAFKALVERVSPTTTGAV
- the pheS gene encoding phenylalanine--tRNA ligase subunit alpha — protein: MKTIEQLKQEAIADIEPAQSVAALDEVSIKYLGRAKGLFGDLMKTIPQLPAEERPLFGKRLNEAKQELEALIEARREDLATKESKLRLTAEQVDNTLPGRLSRFGYKHILTQTEDRVRAALIGLGFEFVDGPEVEEYKYNFDALNYPEDHPAMDEQNSFYVDSDHLLRTQTTAVQGRILEHRKPPLRIATIGRCFRYEAVDATHSFAFHQVDAFMVDEGVSMANLKGTLGQFARLMFGPKVQVRFRPDFFPFVEPGVDYSITCIFCGGSGCQVCKKSGWIELGGAGLMHPNILEHYGIDTERYSGFAFGLGVERIPMLQYGIDDLRLFLENNLQFLSQFAE